In a genomic window of Lycium ferocissimum isolate CSIRO_LF1 chromosome 9, AGI_CSIRO_Lferr_CH_V1, whole genome shotgun sequence:
- the LOC132069515 gene encoding early nodulin-like protein 14, giving the protein MRKRVVAMKICDYSLLACLVVTFFISRFGEAREFDVDGKENSWKIPSSPDEFNKWAEKTRFQIGDYIVLTYDPNSDSVLQVNEEDYNTCNKAQPIKSYQDGETKILLDNSGPFFFISGANGHCENGQKLEVKVLSPQHSLPKDHSPASAPVDSPVKFLPPAPSPASGSGGLKVGIIEGFIVMFATFVVLAFI; this is encoded by the exons atgagaaaaagagtTGTTGCCATGAAAATTTGTGATTATTCTTTATTGGCTTGTCTTGTGGTTACTTTTTTTATAAGTCGTTTTGGTGAAGCAAGAGAGTTTGATGTTGATGGAAaagaaaattcatggaagaTACCTTCTTCACCTGATGAATTTAATAAGTGGGCTGAGAAAACTCGTTTTCAGATTGGAGATTATATTG TTTTGacatatgatccaaactcaGACTCAGTACTACAAGTGAATGAAGAAGACTACAACACTTgcaacaaggcccaacccataaaatcatatcaagatGGTGAAACCAAGATTTTGCTTGACAATTCAGGCCCATTTTTCTTCATAAGTGGAGCAAATGGACAttgtgaaaatggccaaaaacTTGAAGTTAAAGTTTTGTCACCTCAACATAGTTTACCAAAGGATCATTCTCCGGCGTCGGCTCCGGTGGATTCTCCGGTGAAATTCCTCCCTCCGGCACCGTCTCCGGCAAGTGGAAGTGGTGGCCTAAAAGTTGGGATCATTGAAGGGTTCATTGTTATGTTTGCAACTTTTGTTGTTCTTGCATTTATTTAG
- the LOC132030801 gene encoding uncharacterized protein LOC132030801 translates to MLEQLLIFTRGGLILWTCKELGNALRGSPIDTLIRSCLLEERSGAASYNYDVPGAAYTLKWTFHNDLGLVFVAVYQKILHLLYVDELLSMVKQEFSEIYDPKRTVYNEFDDVFQQLRKEAEARAEEMKKSKQVSKHANNNLIKKQGQVQKGIIMNGGNQKKSGAESGKDDGDGNKVKSRALENGHTNSSNGNGVVVQANGKENRSSSGSGAFDVNKLQKLRSKGGKKTDTTVVKESKAEPTKKIKKNRVWDDKPKESKLDFTDPMSENGHENIPVAAAVQGESMMDKEEIFSSDSETEEDEAEPGKDSKVEAKKKGWFSSMFQSIAGKANLDKADLEPALKALKDRLMTKNVAEEIAEKLCESVAASLEGKKLGSFTRISSTVQTAMEEALVRILTPKRSIDILRDVHAAKEQGKPYVVVFVGVNGVGKSTNLAKVAYWLQQHKVNVMMAACDTFRSGAVEQLRTHARRLQIPIFEKGYEKDPAIVAKEAIQEANRNGSDVVLVDTAGRMQDNEPLMRALSKLIYVNSPDLILFVGEALVGNDAVDQLSKFNQKLGDLSPSPNPRLIDGILLTKFDTIDDKVGAALSMVYISGAPVMFVGCGQSYTDLKKLNTKSIVKTLLK, encoded by the exons ATGTTAGAGCAGTTACTGATATTCACTAGAGGGGGCTTGATCCTCTGGACATGCAAAGAGCTTGGAAATGCACTTAGAGGTTCTCCGATTGACACATTGATTCGTTCGTGTCTTTTGGAGGAACGTTCAGGTGCTGCTTCATACAACTATGATGTACCTGGAGCTGCGTACACTCTTAAATGGACGTTTCACAATGATCTGGGGCTTGTGTTTGTTGCTGTGTATCAGAAAATTCTTCATCTTTTGTATGTGGATGAATTGCTTTCTATGGTTAAGCAGGAATTCTCAGAGATTTATGACCCCAAAAGGACTGTTTACAATGAATTTGACGATGTATTTCAGCAGCTCAGGAAGGAAGCTGAGGCCCGTGCTGAGGAAATGAAGAAATCAAAGCAG GTGAGCAAGCATGCCAACAATAATCTTATTAAGAAGCAAGGACAAGTGCAGAAGGGAATTATTATGAATGGAGGTAATCAAAAAAAGAGTGGTGCTGAATCAGGAAAGGATGATGGAGATGGCAATAAAGTAAAAAGTCGTGCCTTGGAAAATGGGCATACTAACAGTAGTAATGGAAATGGAGTAGTAGTGCAGGCTAATGGTAAAGAGAATAGAAGTTCTTCCGGTTCTGGGGCTTTTGATGTAAATAAGCTACAGAAGCTTAGGTCTAAAGGTGGGAAGAAAACCGATACTACTGTTGTAAAGGAATCCAAGGCAGAGCCtacaaaaaagataaagaaaaatagAGTCTGGGATGATAAACCTAAGGAGTCAAAATTGGATTTTACGGATCCTATGAGTGAGAACGGGCATGAGAATATACCAGTTGCGGCAGCAGTTCAAGGTGAGAGTATGATGGATAAAGAGGAGATTTTCAGTAGTGATAGTGAGACTGAGGAGGATGAGGCGGAGCCAGGGAAAGACAGCAAAGTCGAGGCAAAGAAGAAAGGTTGGTTCTCGTCCATGTTCCAGAG TATTGCAGGAAAGGCCAATTTGGACAAAGCTGACTTAGAACCAGCTTTAAAAGCTCTTAAGGACAGGCTGATGACCAAGAATGTG GCTGAGGAAATTGCTGAAAAGCTTTGTGAGTCAGTGGCAGCAAGTCTGGAGGGTAAAAAGCTTGGCTCATTTACAAGAATTTCTTCGACTGTTCAG ACAGCAATGGAGGAGGCCCTTGTTCGCATCTTAACTCCTAAACGCTCCATTGATATCTTGAGGGATGTTCATGCCGCAAAGGAACAAGGGAAACCATATGTTGTGGTTTTTGTAGGAGTTAATGGAGTTGGAAAATCTACCAATCTTGCTAAG GTTGCTTATTGGCTTCAGCAGCACAAGGTCAATGTAATGATGGCTGCTTGTGACACATTCCGATCAGGAGCTGTAGAGCAGCTACGTACTCATGCACGCAGACTTCAG ATTCCCATATTTGAGAAGGGCTATGAGAAGGATCCAGCTATTGTTGCCAAGGAAGCAATCCAGGAGGCTAATCGAAATGGTTCagatgttgttcttgttgataCCGCTGGTCGAATGCAG GATAATGAGCCACTGATGCGAGCTCTTTCAAAGCTTATATATGTGAACAGTCCAGATTTGATCCTTTTCGTTGGTGAGGCGCTAGTCGGAAATGATGCTGTTGATCAGTTGTCAAAATTCAACCAG AAATTAGGTGACCTTTCACCCTCACCAAATCCAAGATTGATCGATGGAATTCTGCTTACGAAGTTTGACACCATTGATGATAAG GTGGGAGCAGCGTTGTCCATGGTTTACATATCTGGTGCCCCCGTCATGTTTGTGGGATGTGGTCAGTCTTACACAGACTTGAAGAAGCTGAATACCAAGTCTATTGTGAAAACACTCCTCAAATGA
- the LOC132030802 gene encoding nucleoid-associated protein At4g30620, chloroplastic-like, with protein sequence MGSTSAFTTGISNLHSFTKHNYCKPSSSVNQVGMWTLSRSGCRKVLDNPRPLQICALFGGKKDNNEQNNDASSKAGLFGNMQNLYETVKKAQNVVQVEAVRVQKELALAEFDGYCEGELIKVTLSGNQQPIRTEITEAAMALGPEKLSLLITEAYKDAHQKSVLAMKERMSDLAQSLGMPAGLGEGSKQ encoded by the exons CACTAAGCACAATTACT GCAAACCGAGTTCTAGTGTAAATCAAGTTGGTATGTGGACTTTATCACGATCCGGATGTCGAAAGGTTTTAGATAATCCCAGACCTCTGCAAATATGTGCTCTGTTTGGAGGAAAAAAGGACAATAATGAGCAGAACAATGATGCTTCTTCAAAG GCAGGTCTTTTTGGCAACATGCAAAACTTATACGAGACAGTGAAGAAGGCACAAAATGTGGTTCAAGTTGAGGCAGTGCGAGTACAAAAAGAGCTCGCTTT AGCAGAGTTTGATGGTTACTGTGAAGGTGAACTAATCAAG GTAACGCTGTCTGGGAATCAACAACCGATACGTACTGAAATTACTGAGGCTGCCATGGCATTGGGGCCAGAA AAACTCTCACTTCTGATTACAGAGGCATACAAAGATGCACATCAGAAAAGTGTACTG GCAATGAAGGAAAGAATGAGTGATCTTGCTCAAAGCTTGGGAATGCCAGCAGGCCTTGGTGAAGGATCCAAGCAATGA